The Mycolicibacterium monacense genome contains the following window.
GGGAAGATCATCCGGTTGCTCGTCGACGACGAACCGTTCGACGTCCGCTACGGCGACCTCATCTCCCACGAACGGACACTCGACCTGCGGGCAGGCACCCTGAGCCGGCGGGCACACTGGCGCTCACCGGCGGGTAAGCAGGTCAAGGTGCAGTCCACCCGCCTGGTGTCGTTGTCGCAGCGCGGGGTCGCGGCCATCGAATACGTCGTCGAGGCGCTCGACGAATTCGTCCGTGTGACAGTGCAATCCGAGCTCGTCGCCAACGAGGATCAACCCGAGACCTCGGGCGATCCCCGGGTCGCGGCGGCACTGCGCAAACCACTCGAGGCCGTCCATCACGAAAAGACCGACCACAGCGCGCTGCTCGTGCACCGCACCCGCGGCAGCGCTCTGATGATGGCCGCCGCAATGGATCACGAGGTCGACGTCCCGGGACGCGTCGAGACCAGCACCGACGCCCGCGAAGACCTCGCCCACACCACCGTGATCTGCGGGCTGCGACCCGGTCAGCGCCTGCGCATCGTCAAGTACCTCGCCTACGGGTGGTCGAGCCTGCGGTCCCGCCCGGCACTGCGCGATCAGGCCGCCGCCGCACTCACCGGCGCACGTTACGTCGGGTGGCAGGGGTTGCTCGACGCGCAACGCGAATACCTCGACGAGTTCTGGGATTGCGCCGACGTCGAGGTCGAGGGCGACCCCGACCTGCAGCAGGCGGTGCGGTTCGGGCTGTTCCACGTGCTGCAGGCCAGCGCCCGCGCCGAACGTCGCGCCATCCCCGGCAAGGGCCTGACCGGTGCGGGATACGACGGCCACGCCTTCTGGGACACAGAGGGTTTCGTGCTCCCGGTGCTCACCTACACCAAACCCTCCGCCGCCGCCGACGCGCTGCGGTGGCGGGCCTCCACCCTGCAGTTGGCGAGAGAGCGTGCGGCCCAACTGGATCTGCGGGGGGCCGCGTTCCCGTGGCGCACCATCCGCGGGGAGGAATGCTCGGCGTACTGGCCTGCGGGCACCGCGGGCTGGCACGTCAACGCCGACATCGCGATGGCCTTCCACCGGTACCGCACCGTCACCGGCGACGACTCACTCGAGGACGAGTGCGGGCTGGCGGTGCTGATCGACACCGCGCGGCTGTGGATGGCCCTCGGACACCACGACCGCCACGGCGTATGGCACCTCGACGGCGTCACCGGGCCGGACGAGTACACCGCGGTGGTGCGCGACAACGTCTTCACCAACCTGATGGCCGCCCACAACCTGCGGGTCGCGGCCGACGCCTGTGAGAGGCGTTCGGAGATCGCCAGGGACATGGGCGTGACCACCGAGGAGACGGCGGCGTGGCGGGAAGCGGCCGCGGCCGCGCACATCCCGTATGACCAGGAGCTCGGCGTGCACCCCCAGTGCGAGGGCTTCACCACGCTGGCCGAGTGGAACTTCACCGAGAACACCTCCTACCCGCTGCTGCTGCACGAGCCGTATGTGCGGCTCTACCCCGCGCAGGTGATCAAACAGGCCGACCTGGTGCTGGCGATGCAGTGGCAGAGCCACGCGTTCACCGACGAGCAGAAGGCCCGCAACGTCGACTACTACGAGCGGCGCACCACCCGCGACTCCTCGCTGTCGGCGTGCACGCAGGCGGTGATGTGCGCGGAGGTCGGACATCTCAACCTCGCCCACGACTACGCGTTCGAGGCGGCGATGATCGATCTGCGCAACCTGCACCAGAACACCCGTGACGGGCTGCACATGGCGTCTCTGGCCGGTGCGTGGACGGCGCTGGTCGGCGGTTTCGGCGGTCTGCGCGACGACGAGGGCGTGCTGTCGTTGAACCCGCACCTGCCCGACGGGTTGTCGTGTCTGCGATTCCGGTTGCGCTGGCGCGATTTCCGGTTGACGGTCCACGCGCGACACGACGAGGTGAGCTACACGCTGCGCGACGGCCCCGACGGTCGGCTGACGATCCGCCATGCCGGGGAAGAGATCGTGCTGTCCACCCAGGAGCCGACGACGGTCAAGGTGCAGAAGCGCAAGCCGCTGCTGCCCACACCGGCGCAGCCGCCGGGCCGCGAACCGCTGCGTCGTCGTCTGACCAAACCGACCTGAGGTCAGGCGCCGCGCGCCTCGGAAGCCTCGGCGGTGGTGGGGTCGCGGCGGTTGACCTCCTCGCGGCTGGCGTTCCAGTCCAGGGCCGCGGGCGCACCGGCGGGCACCACGGGCTGCGCAGGGCGGATCGGGTCCAGGCGGCGGTACCCCTCGCCCTGTGCGGGTCGCAGATCCTCTTCGCCCTTGTTCGGCCACAGCGAGGCCGCCCGTTCCGCCTGTGCGCTGATGGTCAGGGACGGGTTGACGCCGAGGTTGGCCGAGATCGCCGCCCCGTCGGTGACGTACAGCGTCGGATAGTTGTAGACGCGGTGGTAGGGGTCGATGACTCCGTGCTCGGCGCTGTCGCCGATGGCGGCGCCGCCGAGGAAGTGTGCCGTCAGGGGGATGTTGAACAATTCGCCCCAGGTGCCGCCCGCGACGCCGTCGATCTTCTCGGCGATCCGCCGCGTCACCTCGTTGCCCACCGGGATCCACGTCGGGTTCGGCTCACCGTGGCCCTGTTTGCTCGTCAGCCGGCGGGTGCCGAACTTCGTGCGCTTGGTGAAGGTGGTGATGGAGTTGTCGAGGTTCTGCATGACCAGCGCGATCAGCGTCCGTTCGCTCCAGCGCCGCACGTTGAGCAGTCGCATGGTGCCGCGCGGATCCGCTTTGGCGTTGTGGAACAGCTGCTTCCAGCGCGGCACGTCGGTGCCCTCCGGGCCGGCGCCGTCGGTCATCAGTGTCTGCAGCAGCCCCATCGCATTGGAGCCCTTGCCGTAGCGCACCGGTTCGATGTGGGTGTCGGAGGTCGGGTGGATCGACGAAGTGATCGCCACGCCGTGGGTGAGGTCGAGGTCGTCGGTGACCTCGAATTTCCCGGCGCCGACGATGGATTCCGAGTTGGTCCGGGTCAGCATGCCCAGCCGGTCGGACAGCTCGGGGAGCTTCCCGGCGTCACGCATCTTGAACAGCAGCTTCTGAGTGCCGAACGTGCCCGCCGCAAGGACGACATGGTTGGCGGTGAAGGTGCGCTTCTGGCGGCGCACCTTGCGGCCGGTGCGCACGGTGCTCACCTCCCAGACGCCGTCGGCGCGCTGTTCGAAGCTGGTCACGGTGGTCAGCGGATGTACCTCGGTGCCCGCCCGCTCGGCGAGGTAGAGGTAGTTCTTCACCAGCGTGTTCTTGCCGTTGTGGCGGCAGCCCGTCATGCATTCGCCGACCTCGATGCAACCCCTGCGGGCCGGGCCGACACCGCCGAAGTAGGGGTCGGGCACCGTCTTGCCCGGGGTCTTCTGCCCGTCCGGTCCGAAGAACACGCCCACCGGCGTCGGGACGAAGGTGTCGCCGACGCCCATGTCCTCGGCGACTTCCTTCACGACGCGGTCGGCGTCGGTGAACGTCGGGTTCGTGACCACGCCGAGCATCCGCTGGGCCTGCTCGTAGTGCGGCAGCAGCTCTTCGTTCCAGTCGGTGATGTGCTTCCACTGCGGGTCGTTGAAGAACGGCTCGCGCGGGACGTAGAGGGTGTTGGCGTAGTTGAGCGATCCGCCGCCGACACCCGCGCCGGCCAGGATGAGGACATCGCGGAGCAGATGGATGCGCTGGATGCCGAAGCAGCCCAGTTGCGGTGCCCACAGGAAGTTCCGCAGATCCCACGACGTCTTGGCGAAGTCCTCGTCGGCGAAGCGGCGGCCCGCTTCGAGTACGCCGACCCGATAGCCCTTCTCGGTGAGCCTCAGCGCGGTGACGCTGCCACCGAACCCCGAACCGATGATGAGGACGTCGTAGTCAGGCTGCATCACACCAGTATGGGTTACCAACGGGTAACTATCCAGAACCGCCTCTTCTGCGAGCAGACACAGAATCGCGTTCCTGGGGGCGCTCGAACGCGATTCTGTGTCTGGTCGCCGCCGTGGCTCGGGTGGTTATCCACAGGTTGCGAGTCACCACTACCGCCCGCGGACGGGATCCCCGACAGTCGACAACCATGGATGCGGTGGGGCGGGCCCTGCTTCGACAGGGTGGCGGTCTGGCGACGACGCGGGAGCTGCTCGCGGTCATGACCCGTCAGCAACTGGACTGGCATGTGCGACGCGGCGACTTGGTCCGCGTCTGGTACGGCGTCTACGCCGACCACCAGCCCGACGTGCGGGGCCGGTTGTCGGCCCTCGACCTGTTCCTCGGCGAAGAGGCGGTCGCATGCCTGGGAACAGCGGCGGCCCTGTACGGATTCGACGTCGAGAACACCGCGGCGATCCACATACTGGACCCCGGCAGGCGGGTCCGCCCGACGATCGGACTGACTGTGCACCAACGCCTCGGCGCACCGCTGCAGCGTGTGGCGGGCCGACTTGCTACCGCACCTGCCTGGACTGCGGTGGAGACCGCCCGTCGGCTCCCCCGGCCCAGGGCCCTCGCGACGTTGGATGCCGCCGTCCACTCGACCTGGTGCGACACCGGTGACCTCCAGGGAGCTGTCGACGCGCAGGCCGGCCGCCGGGGCATCGTCGCGGTGCGTGAGCTGTTGCCGCATGTCGACGGGCGCGCCGAATCGGCGATGGAGAGCGAAGCCCGGCTGGTGATGATCGACTATGGCCTCCCGAAACCGGAGCTGCAATACGAGATTCGCGGCCCCGGCGGCGTGGTGTGGCGGGTCGACCTCGCCTGGCCTGACCAGCGCGTGGTCGCGGAGTACGAAAGCGTGGACTGGCACGTCGGCCGGCGCGAAATGGTCAGAGATCGAAGACGTCTGGCGGGGATTCAGGAGTCAGGCTGGACGGTGATCCCCATGATCGTCGACGACATCCGGCGCCATCCCGCGCGTTTGGCTCAGCGGATCGCACACCACTTGTCACGGCCCCGACTGGCCGGCTGAGCAGACACAGAATCGCGTTCCACGGCACCGCGGAACGCGATTCTGCGTCTGCTCGCGGGGAAACGTCAGGCGCCGACCGTCAGGCCGACCTTCTGGAATTCCTTGGGGTCGCAGTAGCCGGCCTTGGCCATCGAACGCCTAAGGCCGCCAACGAGATTGAGCGAGCCGAACGGATCGTCCGACGGCCCGGTGAGCACCTGTTCGAGCGACGGCCGCTCCCCCAGCGCCACCTGCAGCAGCGCACCGCGCGGCAGCGACGGATGCGCGGCGGCGGCCGGCCAGAACCACCCACCGCCCAACGCCTCGGCCGCACTCGCCAGCGGTGTGCCGAGCACCACGGCGTCGGCGCCGCAGGCGATCGCCTTGGCCAGATCACCCGAGGTGTGGATGTCGCCGTCGGCGAGGACGTGCACGTAACGTCCGCCGGTCTCGTCGAGGTATTCGCGGCGCGCGGCGGCGGCGTCGGCGATCGCGGTGGCCATCGGCACGCTGATGCCCAGCACCTCGTCGCTGGTGGTGACACCGGAGGTCGACCCGTAGCCGACGATCACGCCGGCCGCTCCGGTGCGCATCAGGTGCAGTGCGGTGCGGTGGTCCAGCACCCCACCGGCGACGACGGGGATGTCGAGTTCGGAGATGAAGGTCTTGAGGTTGAGCGGTTCGCCGTCGTTCGCGACGCGTTCGGCGGACACGATCGTGCCCTGGATGACGAGCAGGTCGATACCCGCCTGCAGTAGCGCCGGGGTCAGCGCCTGGGCGTTCTGCGGGCTCACCCGCACCGCGGTCGTCACCCCGGCGTCACGGATGCGGGACACGGCCGCACCGAGCAATTCGGGATCCAGCGGGGCGGCGTGCAGCTGCTGCAGCAGCCGGATCGCAGCCGACGGGTCGGGTTCCTTCTCGGCGGCCTCGACAACCTGACCGATCTTCTCCTCGACGTCGGCGTGCCTGCCGATCAGCCCCTCGCCGTTGAGCACGCCGAGCCCGCCGAGGCGACCGAGTTCGATCGCGAACTCCGGTGACACGAGCGCGTCGGTCGGGTGCGACACCACCGGGATCTCGAACCGGTACGCGTCGAGCTGCCACGCCGTCGACACGTCCTTCGACGAGCGGGTGCGGCGCGACGGCACGATGTTGATGTCGTGGAGTTCGTACGTACGGCGGGCGGTGCGGCCCATACCGATTTCGACCATGTCTCGCACAGTGCTGTATCCCAGTCCGTCAGCGGGCGTAGTAGTTGGGCGCTTCGACGGTCATCGTGATGTCGTGCGGGTGGCTTTCCTTCAGCCCCGCCGCGGTGATCTGCACGAATTGCGCCTGCTGCAACGCCTCGATGGAGGGTGAACCGGTGTAACCCATGGCCGCGCGCAGACCGCCGGTGAGCTGGTGGATCACCTGCGCCAGCGGACCGCGGAACGGCACCCGGCCCTCGATGCCCTCGGGTACCAGCTTGTCCTCGGAGAGCACGTCGTCCTGGAAGTAGCGGTCCTTCGAGAAGGAGCCCCGGAGGTTGCCTGTCGCGCCGCGGCCCTGCATCGCACCGAGCGATCCCATGCCGCGGTAGCTCTTGAACTGCTTGCCGTTGACGAAGATCAGCTCGCCCGGCGCCTCGGCGGTGCCCGCGAGCAGCGAGCCCAGCATGGCCGTCGACGCGCCCGCGGCCAGCGCCTTGGCGATGTCACCCGAGTACTGCAGGCCGCCGTCGGCGATCACCGGCACACCGGCCGGGGCGCACGCGGCGACCGACTCGAGGATCGCGGTGATCTGCGGCGCCCCGACGCCCGCGACGACCCGCGTGGTGCAGATCGACCCCGGGCCGACACCGACCTTGACGGCGTCCGCGCCGGCTTCCACGAGTGCGGCGGCCCCGGCGCGGGTGGCGACGTTGCCGCCGACGACCTCGACGCGGTCACCGAGCACGGTCTTGATGCGGTGCACCATCTCGAGCACCGACCGGTTGTGGGCGTGGGCGGTGTCGACGATCAGCACGTCGACACCGGCATCGGCCAGCGTCATCGCGCGGTTCCACGCGTCGTCGCCGACGCCGACCGCGGCGCCGACGAGCAGCCTGCCGTCGGAGTCCTTGGTCGCCAGCGGGAACTGTTCGGTCTTGACGAAGTCCTTGACGGTGATCAGCCCGGTGAGCTTGCCGTGCCCGTCGACGATCGGCAGCTTCTCGATCTTGTGGCGGCGCAGCAGGCCGAGCGCGGCCTCGGCCGAGACACCTTCCTGCGCGGTGATCAGGGGCGCCTTGGTCATCACCTC
Protein-coding sequences here:
- a CDS encoding glycoside hydrolase family 65 protein yields the protein MIPYDVFPVEPWQVRETRLDFDLIDESESLFALSNGHIGLRGNLDEGEPHGMPGTYLNSFFEIRPLPYAEAGYGYPEAGQTIVNVTNGKIIRLLVDDEPFDVRYGDLISHERTLDLRAGTLSRRAHWRSPAGKQVKVQSTRLVSLSQRGVAAIEYVVEALDEFVRVTVQSELVANEDQPETSGDPRVAAALRKPLEAVHHEKTDHSALLVHRTRGSALMMAAAMDHEVDVPGRVETSTDAREDLAHTTVICGLRPGQRLRIVKYLAYGWSSLRSRPALRDQAAAALTGARYVGWQGLLDAQREYLDEFWDCADVEVEGDPDLQQAVRFGLFHVLQASARAERRAIPGKGLTGAGYDGHAFWDTEGFVLPVLTYTKPSAAADALRWRASTLQLARERAAQLDLRGAAFPWRTIRGEECSAYWPAGTAGWHVNADIAMAFHRYRTVTGDDSLEDECGLAVLIDTARLWMALGHHDRHGVWHLDGVTGPDEYTAVVRDNVFTNLMAAHNLRVAADACERRSEIARDMGVTTEETAAWREAAAAAHIPYDQELGVHPQCEGFTTLAEWNFTENTSYPLLLHEPYVRLYPAQVIKQADLVLAMQWQSHAFTDEQKARNVDYYERRTTRDSSLSACTQAVMCAEVGHLNLAHDYAFEAAMIDLRNLHQNTRDGLHMASLAGAWTALVGGFGGLRDDEGVLSLNPHLPDGLSCLRFRLRWRDFRLTVHARHDEVSYTLRDGPDGRLTIRHAGEEIVLSTQEPTTVKVQKRKPLLPTPAQPPGREPLRRRLTKPT
- a CDS encoding GuaB3 family IMP dehydrogenase-related protein yields the protein MVEIGMGRTARRTYELHDINIVPSRRTRSSKDVSTAWQLDAYRFEIPVVSHPTDALVSPEFAIELGRLGGLGVLNGEGLIGRHADVEEKIGQVVEAAEKEPDPSAAIRLLQQLHAAPLDPELLGAAVSRIRDAGVTTAVRVSPQNAQALTPALLQAGIDLLVIQGTIVSAERVANDGEPLNLKTFISELDIPVVAGGVLDHRTALHLMRTGAAGVIVGYGSTSGVTTSDEVLGISVPMATAIADAAAARREYLDETGGRYVHVLADGDIHTSGDLAKAIACGADAVVLGTPLASAAEALGGGWFWPAAAAHPSLPRGALLQVALGERPSLEQVLTGPSDDPFGSLNLVGGLRRSMAKAGYCDPKEFQKVGLTVGA
- a CDS encoding GMC family oxidoreductase, which encodes MQPDYDVLIIGSGFGGSVTALRLTEKGYRVGVLEAGRRFADEDFAKTSWDLRNFLWAPQLGCFGIQRIHLLRDVLILAGAGVGGGSLNYANTLYVPREPFFNDPQWKHITDWNEELLPHYEQAQRMLGVVTNPTFTDADRVVKEVAEDMGVGDTFVPTPVGVFFGPDGQKTPGKTVPDPYFGGVGPARRGCIEVGECMTGCRHNGKNTLVKNYLYLAERAGTEVHPLTTVTSFEQRADGVWEVSTVRTGRKVRRQKRTFTANHVVLAAGTFGTQKLLFKMRDAGKLPELSDRLGMLTRTNSESIVGAGKFEVTDDLDLTHGVAITSSIHPTSDTHIEPVRYGKGSNAMGLLQTLMTDGAGPEGTDVPRWKQLFHNAKADPRGTMRLLNVRRWSERTLIALVMQNLDNSITTFTKRTKFGTRRLTSKQGHGEPNPTWIPVGNEVTRRIAEKIDGVAGGTWGELFNIPLTAHFLGGAAIGDSAEHGVIDPYHRVYNYPTLYVTDGAAISANLGVNPSLTISAQAERAASLWPNKGEEDLRPAQGEGYRRLDPIRPAQPVVPAGAPAALDWNASREEVNRRDPTTAEASEARGA
- the guaB gene encoding IMP dehydrogenase — encoded protein: MSIAERSVPIAVPVPTGGDDPTKVAMLGLTFDDVLLLPAASDVIPATADTSSQLTKRIRLRVPLVSSAMDTVTESRMAIAMARAGGMGVLHRNLPVAEQAGQVETVKRSEAGMVTDPVTCSPDNTLAEVDAMCARFRISGLPVVDERGSLVGIITNRDMRFEVDQSKPVSEVMTKAPLITAQEGVSAEAALGLLRRHKIEKLPIVDGHGKLTGLITVKDFVKTEQFPLATKDSDGRLLVGAAVGVGDDAWNRAMTLADAGVDVLIVDTAHAHNRSVLEMVHRIKTVLGDRVEVVGGNVATRAGAAALVEAGADAVKVGVGPGSICTTRVVAGVGAPQITAILESVAACAPAGVPVIADGGLQYSGDIAKALAAGASTAMLGSLLAGTAEAPGELIFVNGKQFKSYRGMGSLGAMQGRGATGNLRGSFSKDRYFQDDVLSEDKLVPEGIEGRVPFRGPLAQVIHQLTGGLRAAMGYTGSPSIEALQQAQFVQITAAGLKESHPHDITMTVEAPNYYAR
- a CDS encoding type IV toxin-antitoxin system AbiEi family antitoxin domain-containing protein — encoded protein: MDAVGRALLRQGGGLATTRELLAVMTRQQLDWHVRRGDLVRVWYGVYADHQPDVRGRLSALDLFLGEEAVACLGTAAALYGFDVENTAAIHILDPGRRVRPTIGLTVHQRLGAPLQRVAGRLATAPAWTAVETARRLPRPRALATLDAAVHSTWCDTGDLQGAVDAQAGRRGIVAVRELLPHVDGRAESAMESEARLVMIDYGLPKPELQYEIRGPGGVVWRVDLAWPDQRVVAEYESVDWHVGRREMVRDRRRLAGIQESGWTVIPMIVDDIRRHPARLAQRIAHHLSRPRLAG